A single Perognathus longimembris pacificus isolate PPM17 chromosome 17, ASM2315922v1, whole genome shotgun sequence DNA region contains:
- the Kcnab3 gene encoding voltage-gated potassium channel subunit beta-3 — protein sequence MQVSIACTEQNLRSRSSEDRLCGPRPGPGGGNGGPAGGGHGNPPGGGGPGPKARTALVPRPPAQAGALRESIGRGTGMKYRNLGKSGLRVSCLGLGTWVTFGSQISDETAEDVLTVAYENGVNLFDTAEVYAAGKAERTLGNILKSKGWRRSSYVITTKIFWGGQAETERGLSRKHIIEGLRGSLERLQLGYVDIVFANRSDPNSPMEEIVRAMTYVINQGLALYWGTSRWGAAEIMEAYSMARQFNLIPPVCEQAEHHLFQRERVEMLMPELYHKIGVGSVTWSPLACGLITSKYDGRVPDACRPTIKGYQWLKDKVQSEDGKKQQAKIMDLLPIAHQLGCTVAQLAIAWCLRNEGVSSVLLGVSSAEQLMEHLGALQVLSQLTPQTVMEIDGLLGNKTHSKK from the exons ATGCAAGTGTCCATCGCGTGCACGGAGCAGAACCTTCGCAGCCGCAGCAGTGAGGACCGTCTGTGCGGAccccggccgggccccgggggcggTAATGGCGGGCCGGCCGGAGGGGGGCACGGGAACCCTCCGGGGGGCGGAGGGCCGGGCCCTAAGGCCCGCACTGCCCTGGTCCCGCGACCCCCAGCGCAGGCCGGGGCCCTCCGAGAGAGCATCGGCCGAGGCACTGGCATGAAATACAG GAACTTAGGAAAGTCAGGTCTCCGAGTGTCCTGTCTTGGCCTGG GTACCTGGGTCACatttggttctcagatctcagatgag ACTGCAGAGGATGTACTGACAGTAGCCTATGAGAATGGTGTAAACCTGTTTGACACGGCTGAAGTATATGCAGCAGGAAA GGCTGAAAGAACTCTGGGCAACATCCTCAAGAGCAAAGGTTGGAG GAGATCGAGCTATGTCATCACCACCAAGATTTTTTGGGGAGGACA GGCAGAAACAGAGCGAGGATTAAGCCGCAAACACATCATTGAAG GCTTAAGAGGATCCCTGGAACGCCTCCAGCTGGGATATGTGGATATCGTCTTTGCCAATCGCTCAGATCCTAACAGTCCCATGGAGG AGATTGTGAGAGCCATGACCTACGTTATCAACCAAGGCCTGGCCCTATACTGGGGGACATCTCGATGGGGGGCTGCAGAAATCATG GAAGCCTATTCCATGGCCAGACAGTTCAATCTGATTCCTCCTGTGTGCGAACAAGCAGAACACCACCTGTTTCAGAGAGAGAGGGTGGAGATGCTGATGCCTGAGCTCTACCACAAGATTG GTGTTGGCTCAGTTACTTGGTCTCCTCTAGCCTGTGGCCTCATTACTAGCAAGTATGATGGGCGGGTCCCAGATGCCTGCAGGCCCACCATAAAG GGCTACCAGTGGCTCAAGGACAAAGTCCAGAGTGAGGATGGCAAGAAGCAACAAGCCAAAATCATGGACCTTCTCCCTATTGCTCATCAGCTGGGCTGCACTGTGGCCCAGCTTGCTATAG CCTGGTGTCTCCGCAATGAGGGAGTCAGCTCAGTCTTGCTGGGGGTGTCGAGTGCAGAGCAGCTGATGGAACACCTGGGCGCCCTACAG GTGCTGAGCCAGCTGACGCCACAAACAGTGATGGAGATAGACGGACTCTTGGGGAACAAAACTCATTCCAAGAAGTAG
- the Rnf227 gene encoding RING finger protein 227, with amino-acid sequence MQILMRVPSLPERSELDCNICYRPFNLDSRAPRRLPGTARARCGHTLCTACLRELAARGDGGGAAARVVRLRRVVTCPFCRAPTPLPRGGIADVALDSALWSRLEEKARAERDRDGEAASQAKEGGDADGEADGEEEGCEEGAGPRSAGWRVLRRLWGRVLAPSRSWRRPLPSNVLYCPEIKDIAQVTRCTL; translated from the exons ATGCAGATCCTGATGAGAGTGCCCTCTCTTCCGGAGCGGAGCGAGTTGGACTGTAACATCTGCTACCGGCCCTTCAACCTGGAcagccgcgcgccccgccgcctGCCCGGCACGGCGCGCGCCCGCTGCGGCCACACGCTCTGTACTGCCTGCCTGCGCGAGCTGGCGGCTCGCGGCGATggcggcggggcggccgcgcGCGTGGTGCGCCTGCGCCGCGTCGTCACGTGCCCCTTCTGCCGCGCGCCCACCCCGCTCCCGCGTGGCGGCATCGCGGACGTGGCTCTCGACTCGGCCTTGTGGTCACGACTGGAGGAAAAAGCACGAGCCGAGCGCGACCGAGATGGTGAGGCGGCGAGCCAGGCCAAGGAAGGCGGCGACGCGGACGGCGAGGCCGATGGCGAGGAAGAGGGGTGCgaagagggggcggggccgcggagcGCGGGCTGGCGCGTGCTGCGCAGGCTCTGGGGCCGCGTCCTGGCGCCCTCGCGCAGTTGGCGGCGTCCGCTGCCTAGCAAcg TGCTCTACTGCCCAGAAATCAAAGACATCGCCCAGGTGACCCGTTGCACGCTGTAA
- the Trappc1 gene encoding trafficking protein particle complex subunit 1, producing MPWLSSLATPEGRVYSDTGSSFSPAFGGIPMTVHNLYLFDRNGVCLHYSEWHRKKQAGIPKEEEYKLMYGMLFSIRSFVSKMSPLDMKDGFLAFQTSRYKLHYYETPTGIKVVMNTDLGVGPIRDVLHHIYSALYVELVVKNPLCSLGQPVQSELFRSRLDSYVRSLPFFSARAG from the exons ATGCCCTGGCTTAGCAGTTTGGCTACTCCAGAGGGGCGGGTTTACTCAGACACCGGAAGTAGCTTCTCACCCGCATTCGGAGGAATTCCG ATGACTGTCCATAATCTGTACCTGTTTGACCGAAATGGCGTGTGTCTGCACTACAGCGAGTGGCATCGCAAGAAGCAAGCGGGGATCCCCAAGGAGGAG GAATACAAGCTGATGTATGGGATGCTCTTCTCCATCCGCTCGTTTGTCAGCAAGATGTCCCCGCTAGACAT GAAGGATGGCTTCCTGGCCTTCCAAACTAGCCGTTACAAGCTCCATTACTACGAGACACCCACTGGGATCAAAGTTGTCATGAATACTGACTTGGGTGTGGGACCCATCCGAGATGTGCTGCACCACATTTACAGTGCG CTGTACGTAGAATTGGTGGTAAAGAATCCCCTGTGCTCACTGGGCCAACCCGTGCAAAGTGAGCTCTTCCGTTCCCGGCTGGACTCCTACGTCCGCTCTCTGCCCTTCTTCTCCGCCCGAGCTGGCTGA